One stretch of Bordetella avium DNA includes these proteins:
- a CDS encoding MarR family winged helix-turn-helix transcriptional regulator codes for MNTPTDSQLMNMTANLMVLSRAYRSAADKALVDFGLSQATAWPVILTGRLGDGVRQGALAEALGVEGPSLVRVLDQLVAAGLMERREATQDRRAKTIHLTASGKALCEQVEAVLVQLRRQLFKDVPQEDLTVCLSVLEQLKTALGRESAAAGFKP; via the coding sequence ATGAACACGCCCACCGACTCTCAGCTCATGAACATGACCGCGAACCTCATGGTGTTGTCGCGGGCCTACCGCAGCGCGGCCGACAAGGCCCTGGTGGATTTTGGTTTGTCACAGGCCACGGCCTGGCCGGTGATTCTGACTGGCCGCCTGGGTGACGGTGTGCGCCAGGGCGCGCTGGCCGAAGCGCTGGGTGTGGAAGGCCCGTCGCTGGTACGGGTGCTGGATCAGTTGGTAGCGGCCGGTCTGATGGAGCGGCGCGAAGCCACCCAAGATCGGCGAGCCAAGACGATACATCTGACCGCCTCGGGCAAGGCGCTGTGCGAGCAGGTCGAAGCAGTGCTGGTGCAGTTACGCCGCCAACTGTTTAAGGACGTGCCACAGGAAGATTTGACGGTTTGCCTGAGCGTGCTGGAACAGTTGAAGACTGCCTTGGGCCGTGAGTCCGCCGCGGCGGGTTTCAAGCCATGA
- the arfB gene encoding alternative ribosome rescue aminoacyl-tRNA hydrolase ArfB, with protein sequence MLHIKDSLYLDERELDFGMIRAQGAGGQNVNKVSSAVHLRFDVPASSLPDAVKQAVLALPDSRLSKEGVLVIKAQAFRSQDKNRADAIERLLAVLRQALFKDPPRRATRPTRASQRRRVQRKVQRGDVKRLRGRVGQE encoded by the coding sequence ATGCTCCACATCAAAGACTCCCTTTACCTCGATGAACGCGAGCTGGACTTTGGAATGATCCGTGCCCAGGGTGCAGGGGGACAAAATGTCAATAAGGTGTCGAGCGCGGTGCATCTGCGCTTCGACGTGCCCGCATCGTCTTTGCCCGATGCGGTCAAGCAGGCCGTACTGGCCTTGCCCGATAGCCGCCTGTCCAAAGAAGGGGTATTGGTCATCAAGGCGCAGGCCTTTCGCAGCCAGGACAAAAATCGCGCCGACGCCATCGAACGCCTCTTGGCGGTGTTGCGGCAAGCCCTGTTCAAAGACCCGCCGCGCCGCGCGACGCGGCCCACCAGGGCCTCGCAGCGCCGCCGCGTGCAGCGTAAAGTGCAGCGCGGCGACGTCAAGCGCTTGCGAGGGCGGGTGGGGCAGGAGTGA
- the queE gene encoding 7-carboxy-7-deazaguanine synthase produces the protein MTYSAKEIFKTLQGEGAQAGRAAVFCRFSGCNLWSGRESDRAAAACTFCDTDFVGSDGEGGGKFRDAQALADTIARTWGPDRAGRYVVFTGGEPLLQLDEALIDAVHAQGFTIAIETNGTLPVPAGVDWICVSPKGRAPVVQTRGQELKLVFPQVEAPPEAFAGLDFEHFFLQPLDSPLRRAHTEAAVQYCMAHPQWRLSVQTHKYIGIP, from the coding sequence ATGACTTACTCCGCCAAAGAAATTTTCAAGACGCTGCAGGGCGAAGGCGCCCAGGCGGGCCGGGCGGCGGTCTTTTGCCGTTTTTCCGGCTGCAACCTATGGTCGGGCCGCGAAAGCGATCGCGCGGCAGCGGCCTGCACCTTCTGTGACACCGATTTTGTCGGTAGCGATGGCGAGGGCGGAGGCAAGTTCCGTGACGCGCAAGCCCTGGCCGACACGATTGCCCGCACCTGGGGCCCGGACAGGGCCGGGCGTTATGTGGTGTTCACGGGCGGCGAGCCTTTGCTCCAGTTGGATGAAGCCTTGATCGACGCCGTGCATGCCCAGGGTTTCACGATCGCCATCGAAACCAATGGCACGCTGCCTGTGCCAGCGGGCGTGGATTGGATCTGTGTCAGTCCCAAAGGCCGCGCACCGGTGGTGCAAACCCGTGGCCAGGAGCTCAAGCTGGTGTTCCCTCAGGTCGAAGCGCCGCCCGAAGCCTTTGCCGGGCTGGATTTCGAGCACTTTTTTTTGCAGCCGCTGGATAGCCCATTGCGCCGCGCGCATACCGAGGCGGCAGTGCAGTACTGCATGGCGCATCCGCAATGGCGCTTGAGTGTGCAGACCCATAAATACATAGGCATTCCATGA
- a CDS encoding CPBP family intramembrane glutamic endopeptidase, whose translation MTDSLTWIFIFCAYALLWWPAARKAGLALLICGLGLAAAQSALTLPSLLAFALLIASGWLVRGTRQAWLGHLIFIITAIALALHLLPGFHNPLIIDSTALKPGSTPMRLYFNLDKPLIAWWVLLVMAPPFLRFGWQDSLRTGLQAGIAAAICCLGLAWVLGALAWSPGWPSQGWPWLLNNALLVTMAEEAFFRAYIQRGLALRLGPAPACLLAALLFGLAHFAGGPALIGLAALAGLFYGWAFHRGGLAAAVLAHLLLNTLHLALFSYPALAH comes from the coding sequence ATGACCGACTCCCTGACCTGGATATTCATCTTCTGCGCTTACGCGCTCTTGTGGTGGCCGGCGGCGCGCAAAGCCGGGCTGGCGCTGCTGATCTGCGGCCTGGGCCTCGCGGCAGCACAGAGCGCGCTCACACTGCCGTCGCTACTGGCCTTTGCTCTCCTGATTGCCAGCGGATGGCTGGTGCGCGGCACAAGGCAGGCCTGGCTCGGCCACCTGATCTTCATCATCACGGCCATCGCCCTGGCCTTACATCTGCTGCCTGGTTTCCATAACCCGCTCATCATCGACAGCACCGCGCTCAAACCCGGCTCCACGCCGATGCGTCTTTATTTCAACCTCGATAAACCCCTGATCGCCTGGTGGGTGCTGCTGGTCATGGCGCCCCCTTTTCTGCGCTTTGGCTGGCAGGACAGCCTGCGCACCGGGCTGCAAGCCGGTATCGCGGCGGCCATCTGCTGCCTGGGGCTGGCCTGGGTGCTGGGCGCGCTCGCCTGGTCACCGGGCTGGCCAAGCCAGGGATGGCCATGGCTGCTTAATAATGCCCTGCTCGTCACCATGGCAGAAGAGGCGTTTTTCCGCGCTTATATTCAACGCGGGCTTGCCCTGCGCCTGGGGCCTGCACCAGCCTGCCTCCTCGCCGCGCTGCTATTCGGCCTGGCGCATTTCGCGGGGGGGCCTGCCCTCATCGGATTAGCCGCGCTCGCCGGCCTTTTCTACGGCTGGGCGTTTCATCGCGGCGGCCTCGCCGCCGCCGTGCTGGCCCATCTGCTGCTGAACACCCTGCATCTGGCCTTGTTCAGCTATCCCGCTCTGGCGCACTGA
- the queD gene encoding 6-carboxytetrahydropterin synthase QueD: MIAVTRKLEFDAGHRIPDHRSQCRNLHGHRYVLEITLSGDVVEAPGQSDTGMVMDFSEIKHIAKTHIVDVWDHAFLVYEGDTAVREFLATLPGHKTVVLDRIPTAENLAAIIFARLAPHYQSAYGNALRLSRVRLYETPNCWADCDGH, from the coding sequence GTGATTGCTGTCACCCGCAAGCTGGAGTTCGACGCCGGCCACCGCATTCCCGACCACCGTAGCCAATGCCGCAATCTACACGGCCATCGCTATGTGCTAGAGATCACCTTGAGCGGCGATGTTGTCGAGGCGCCCGGCCAGTCCGACACGGGGATGGTGATGGATTTCTCGGAAATCAAACACATTGCCAAGACACATATCGTGGACGTCTGGGACCATGCTTTTCTGGTCTATGAGGGCGATACTGCCGTGCGGGAGTTTCTGGCCACCCTGCCCGGGCACAAGACGGTAGTGTTGGACCGTATCCCGACGGCTGAAAACCTGGCCGCCATTATTTTTGCGCGGCTCGCGCCGCACTATCAGAGCGCCTACGGCAATGCACTGCGCCTGTCACGCGTTCGACTCTACGAAACGCCCAACTGCTGGGCGGATTGCGACGGCCACTGA
- a CDS encoding glycosyltransferase family 9 protein translates to MFKPSPGSRTAARNCAIYLSGGIGDGVLGMMFAQALAEQTGGKVSLLMTQAEPALELFRAQPYVREVVSLQAVHQSRGWKRISDLQQVLKSKNYDALFLFSFRNHVALAARLAGIPQRVGFVRYHQPHLAALLTHRTWVRRKGTPHPDTYTWLPLVFAKAGYRFEPRYPALFCKPSAKAKAEQLLGKMPRIVGFGLNGSQPYKRYSSQGFAEVARLLHERDAGLSFLLIGGSDVAHIAQDIRALLPDTITVLDATQQDAEICDSQALIARCTVFASNDSMGMHIAVAHGVPTIGLFGATPAMRYAPWLHVIEPVGDKHMDAIAPAVVADAVWDCLASCR, encoded by the coding sequence ATGTTCAAACCGTCTCCCGGCTCTCGTACTGCTGCGCGCAATTGCGCCATTTATCTTTCTGGCGGCATTGGTGACGGCGTGCTCGGCATGATGTTCGCCCAGGCCCTGGCGGAACAAACCGGCGGCAAAGTGTCCTTGCTGATGACTCAAGCCGAGCCGGCACTGGAGCTATTTCGCGCTCAGCCCTATGTGCGAGAGGTGGTATCACTCCAAGCCGTGCATCAGTCACGCGGCTGGAAGCGCATCTCAGATCTGCAGCAAGTACTGAAGAGCAAGAACTACGACGCACTGTTTTTATTCTCGTTTCGCAACCATGTGGCCTTGGCGGCCCGCCTGGCGGGGATTCCTCAGCGTGTGGGTTTCGTACGTTACCACCAGCCGCATCTCGCGGCCCTGCTCACGCATCGGACTTGGGTGCGTCGCAAGGGAACGCCACATCCAGATACCTATACCTGGTTGCCTTTAGTGTTTGCCAAGGCCGGATATCGGTTTGAACCCCGTTACCCTGCATTATTTTGCAAACCCTCGGCTAAGGCCAAGGCAGAGCAGTTACTCGGGAAGATGCCCCGTATCGTCGGATTCGGTTTGAACGGCTCTCAGCCTTATAAGCGTTACAGCAGCCAGGGGTTTGCCGAGGTCGCTCGGCTGCTGCACGAGCGCGACGCCGGACTCAGCTTCTTGTTGATCGGCGGCAGCGATGTCGCGCATATTGCGCAGGATATCCGTGCCCTGCTGCCAGATACCATCACCGTGCTGGACGCGACGCAACAGGACGCGGAAATCTGCGATAGCCAGGCGCTCATCGCGCGTTGCACCGTGTTTGCTTCCAACGATAGTATGGGCATGCATATCGCAGTCGCCCATGGTGTGCCCACGATCGGGCTTTTCGGCGCTACACCCGCAATGCGTTACGCCCCCTGGTTGCACGTCATCGAACCCGTCGGAGATAAACACATGGACGCGATTGCGCCAGCGGTAGTAGCCGATGCGGTCTGGGATTGTCTGGCATCCTGTCGTTGA
- a CDS encoding MAPEG family protein: MIHIVALMVAAALLPLVASISSKLGGEGFDNREPRLWLQAQKGWRARANAAQANSYEALPFFYAAVLFALYAQAPLAHLAVLMGAWVTVRLVYLALYVGGYGSLRSLSWVAAFALNLLILYAGLQAAGG; encoded by the coding sequence ATGATACATATCGTGGCGTTGATGGTGGCGGCTGCCTTGCTGCCTTTGGTGGCATCGATTTCTAGCAAGTTGGGGGGCGAGGGGTTCGACAACCGTGAGCCGCGGCTTTGGCTGCAAGCGCAGAAGGGCTGGCGCGCGCGCGCCAATGCGGCGCAGGCTAACAGTTATGAGGCGCTGCCTTTCTTCTATGCGGCGGTGCTGTTCGCCCTGTATGCGCAGGCGCCCCTGGCGCATCTGGCGGTGCTGATGGGGGCCTGGGTGACCGTGCGCCTGGTGTATCTGGCGCTGTATGTGGGCGGTTATGGCAGCCTGCGCTCACTGAGCTGGGTGGCGGCATTCGCGCTCAACCTGCTGATCCTGTATGCCGGGCTGCAGGCTGCCGGGGGGTAG